One Micromonospora sp. FIMYZ51 genomic window carries:
- a CDS encoding helix-turn-helix domain-containing protein has protein sequence MTAAGRPSLRERKKQATRAALRTAALRLALERGPGNVRVDDIAEAAGVSPRTYNNYFSSREQAIIAAVTAERTAQVAAAVLSRPTEIGLADAVLDAVVGQYADQGDQSSAALLMITTSPALRACYVDTVSTIEGPLADAITERCPDIDRLTARVLSASVGAAARVALRQWLESTTVAPSMPGFVVPSGSLPDLVRAALTPLVPALDAAGTAAGAAGTAESTAGGAGKGGRQGR, from the coding sequence GTGACAGCAGCGGGCCGCCCCTCCTTGCGGGAACGGAAGAAGCAGGCGACCAGAGCGGCGCTCCGCACGGCCGCGCTGCGCCTGGCGCTGGAGCGCGGGCCGGGCAACGTCCGCGTCGACGACATCGCCGAGGCCGCTGGGGTGTCACCAAGGACGTACAACAACTACTTCTCAAGCCGCGAGCAGGCGATCATCGCGGCGGTCACCGCAGAACGTACGGCACAGGTCGCGGCGGCCGTGCTCTCCCGGCCCACCGAGATCGGCCTCGCCGACGCCGTGCTCGACGCCGTCGTCGGGCAGTACGCCGACCAGGGCGACCAGTCCAGCGCGGCGCTGTTGATGATCACGACAAGTCCCGCCCTGCGCGCCTGCTACGTCGACACGGTCAGCACGATCGAGGGCCCGCTCGCCGACGCCATCACCGAACGCTGCCCGGACATCGACCGCCTGACCGCCCGGGTGCTCTCGGCCAGCGTCGGGGCAGCCGCCAGGGTCGCCCTCCGGCAGTGGCTGGAGTCCACGACCGTGGCACCGTCGATGCCCGGTTTCGTCGTACCGTCCGGGTCGCTGCCCGACCTGGTCCGGGCCGCGTTGACGCCGCTGGTGCCGGCGCTCGACGCGGCAGGCACGGCGGCCGGCGCGGCCGGCACGGCAGAGAGCACGGCCGGCGGGGCGGGCAAGGGCGGGCGACAGGGGCGGTGA
- a CDS encoding CDP-glycerol glycerophosphotransferase family protein — MRGDLVTKLAARGLATGGAVLAFGVVALTDATAWGLGLAVVALAATVWERRVRPGADSVAETTLIAAGILVGYARQLDSGFDPALAAAALVLLGLLLLAGPLRDAGNLEIRAANLPVRTWVPQVAAGLGDALAGLLAVLALAALAALPAVLALVAVLLVGAVVGAVALDLARRRFRPASGGSPVTRALRRHQPEFVLHFSAPPGSEYQVTMWLPYLARIGRPFVVMVREPESLAAIAAATTAPVLYCPTLRSMDEVLVPSLRVAFYVNHGAKNSHCLRFTQLTHIQLHHGDSDKASSANPVSGIFDRIFVAGEAAIDRYARAGVAIPAEKFVVVGRPQVETIEVRTEPATGLANPTVLYTPTWTGHHADADYCSLPMAEPLLRRLLDRGATVILRAHPYTTQNPASARYLARLHDLLAADRSRTGRQHLFGAAASRLSLAESVNRADALVSDVSGVVSDWLYSGKPYAVTDTGADGDRFTERFPLAASGYVLRRDLTNLDEVLTGLLDTDPLATARWTTRRRYLGDFPIDAYAEAFLAAARRELDPTWAPPTPRAARTAPLSPTT; from the coding sequence ATGCGTGGTGACCTGGTCACGAAGTTGGCCGCCCGGGGCCTGGCCACCGGCGGGGCGGTGCTGGCGTTCGGCGTGGTCGCGCTCACCGACGCGACCGCCTGGGGTCTCGGCCTGGCGGTGGTCGCGCTCGCGGCCACCGTCTGGGAGCGCCGGGTGCGCCCCGGCGCCGACAGCGTCGCGGAGACCACACTGATCGCGGCCGGAATCCTGGTCGGCTACGCCCGGCAGCTCGACTCCGGGTTCGACCCGGCGCTGGCCGCCGCCGCCCTGGTGCTGCTGGGACTGCTGCTGCTGGCCGGTCCGCTGCGGGACGCCGGAAACCTGGAGATCCGCGCCGCCAACCTGCCGGTACGCACCTGGGTGCCGCAGGTCGCCGCCGGCCTCGGGGACGCCCTGGCCGGCCTGCTCGCGGTCCTGGCCCTGGCCGCCCTGGCCGCCCTGCCCGCCGTCCTCGCGCTGGTGGCGGTCCTGTTGGTGGGTGCCGTCGTCGGCGCGGTCGCACTGGACCTGGCCCGGCGGCGGTTCCGGCCGGCAAGCGGCGGCTCGCCGGTCACCCGGGCGCTGCGCCGGCACCAGCCGGAGTTCGTGCTGCACTTCTCCGCCCCGCCCGGCTCGGAGTACCAGGTCACCATGTGGCTGCCGTACCTGGCGCGGATCGGTCGGCCGTTCGTGGTGATGGTGCGCGAACCGGAGTCGCTGGCCGCCATCGCGGCGGCCACCACCGCCCCGGTGCTCTACTGCCCCACCCTGCGCAGCATGGACGAGGTGCTGGTGCCCAGCCTGCGGGTGGCGTTCTACGTCAACCACGGCGCGAAGAACAGTCACTGCCTCCGTTTCACCCAGCTCACCCACATCCAGCTGCACCACGGCGACAGCGACAAGGCGTCCAGCGCCAACCCGGTGTCCGGGATCTTCGACCGGATCTTCGTGGCCGGCGAGGCGGCCATCGACAGGTACGCCCGGGCCGGGGTGGCGATCCCGGCGGAGAAGTTCGTCGTGGTCGGCCGTCCGCAGGTCGAGACGATCGAGGTACGCACCGAGCCCGCCACCGGCCTGGCCAACCCGACGGTGCTCTACACCCCCACCTGGACCGGGCACCACGCCGACGCCGACTACTGCTCGCTGCCGATGGCCGAGCCGCTGCTGCGGCGGCTGCTGGACCGGGGTGCCACGGTGATCCTGCGGGCGCACCCCTACACCACGCAGAACCCGGCCTCGGCCCGGTACCTGGCGCGGCTACACGACCTGCTCGCCGCCGACCGGTCCCGCACCGGACGGCAGCACCTGTTCGGTGCCGCAGCCAGCCGGCTGAGCCTGGCCGAGTCGGTGAACCGTGCCGACGCCCTGGTCTCCGACGTCTCCGGCGTGGTGTCCGACTGGCTCTACTCGGGCAAGCCGTACGCGGTCACCGACACGGGTGCCGACGGCGACCGTTTCACCGAGCGGTTTCCGCTGGCCGCGTCCGGCTATGTGCTGCGCCGCGACCTGACGAACCTGGACGAGGTGCTGACCGGGCTGCTCGACACCGATCCGCTCGCCACGGCCCGCTGGACGACCCGGCGGCGGTACCTCGGTGACTTCCCCATCGACGCCTACGCCGAGGCGTTCCTGGCCGCCGCCCGGCGCGAGTTGGACCCCACCTGGGCTCCGCCGACGCCGCGCGCCGCGCGCACCGCCCCGCTCTCCCCCACCACCTGA